In a single window of the Antedon mediterranea chromosome 1, ecAntMedi1.1, whole genome shotgun sequence genome:
- the LOC140059357 gene encoding uncharacterized protein isoform X3, whose protein sequence is MLLSSSRFSKQREEVKLLLKDGPSTQESGTGKPSSSGSKRKTKNRNTGERKTKHMNISGKTKNKRMVRGLREKKSSDKNVTQLQDKGNNNMQIQTKDTDVNQQLIEQLSTEPAKKDKYDLIKERSARTTKQTNPKENSPKKSPTKTGHHKVIMPQKGSLDLPQDTGQFIEKDKDVAVNTAVVQKDTEQEAADKQQALEALLHISGVELNSFSQEKKESQVVETGKKSTENKEPVKEQYDVPLTQADSPGQDKNVSSESSNVLRIDETEIGVKYQLKSDSLEEQGLKLTYTAPTAADYDLNPVSYGVYRPNRPKSVITLDKQDSDCAEFDKDKGKRIGKHVCEFCGRRCLKPSVLKKHIRSHTGERPYPCIPCGFSFKTKSNLYKHRKSHAHAIKAGITPNLEGIKVMEDDENDSEETESEDEMEIDEGVDAINDELDERLHQGKRFENITKAAVEESLYIGKNLSGIPGQTSLFSGEAPHTPATIGRHRLTQVFPLSNPSPSEARVMQGEIYMNRERIIKNSVTENQSLLTMSSTPCTSLSPVVNKGSKTDTDKLSREQSQGDTGCGQVLDNLRSKDVAGFRIDMETGRAMPILHTQLGSSDQPDAVTENPEKKIDDNSTNNDIDSAKLMIPLTNFSIVKSGGQFHVQIPVQGILESAIVKDSENLLTDKTKDVSGIHEKRDSIDIEKIIQRTPAISEKIVSNKVKSHLPFFSVGDTLKTTQFNYTSTDSRLRTVGNESQTQPRSRSISESIIMSTQPHSRSSQGLPFSTTPFSQVSVVSSQLGQHGTIASSIFEGNKMWPQPKTNLISPRKIATSSPVIQYSPSISETKNNKTGSDSSIVTNKVTESFSHSSHNKPPYKMYPAITLPHDNSPLLLAGTNKHTLLPQTMVSPGFRQQPTSNQSYSRYQTLEETQAALRAAQPKLFKRRKYKSEGDSMPSDLNLPKKRGRKPKHERIAIDRVPTPTRPMAPVPFLPTLPPVPQSPLAISTAGTTVKTPMLSSLHFAHFPSLDNASIRHSMASPSSSVINTNTRISSSVSLSIPGPSSNIHSNTPSSMFSGTTQFTSVQSAPYTSYISTTVTSRTQGVSARVQNYSKIVQEVSRTPEVPAYHPISLQSPLPGPSSSISGWPKRQRGVSPKTQDYGRPRPLMPISDMTHRSGGDGDDKNARHNIESTVSPELKQVLPHPGLLKMSERLSQPNLGGDNLSQPKIGSDSLSRLKLGSEGLSRPKLGSDGLSRPTLGSKPSRKNLTLDIPSFGSLKHPTVTKASKCTTPIEYVAKTLLSPEAFSIAQSVVKLASPMKTKPDGTPTTPVEAARELGRLAAHAAFANAGGKVENILSPMIPSMTTSQGSIVVGPITTPTTSGPQKQFFVLPSPSKTHNPGFPSPYDNLLLKKQVPVITNFSTASPPVSVQTPVQTPHKPPVLFNTSPTTSQVISPKVRSQPIHPHSASTVPQTEYHTVINKSFQPSRSSQGQTIAFVHGLPTYQTKPRLRTSALHKIDETVITNEGVKTIPTPLKYLYKNAVGSHSNTTPMFTCLYRTQPMYVKQQSNYKVSMYSNWRSGSNSLHPLGMSWKAHLGLNDSSRNRRPRMVYMVSPLSKDQNGILTHSSMWRREDHRTNQHNIPNIKQQQTESSSRREINANFPHKLFRHGRTHHRRTESESAVMDCKSKERKMKDLGKHEPLRVPIFEGGFKSNEEYVYVRGRGRGKYVCEECGIRCKKPSMLKKHIRTHTDMRPYKCSICNFAFKTKGNLTKHMKSKAHNKKTVSTGDDADLGNLDDDDDRIDEDDYDNDHQFSDADENEDTDSADGESSEDDEEEDDEVEPRTLEHAFLRRKRSHGSLPDISGFAGSSEYHFSSIDAGSLPSLHSTRGEQNSDSSDGIPARRSLKRSYSESLDKVRKSDNLPDSLKSHFNYFTVESGKAEERKPTRSEVVGKLTQHLTNKNLEKLRAQTQSQPLVTAPKMQSGSNKSFDITQLPLPHTGILHMPTFQPSYGLSVLNINSGLPSFGNQKPAHSIPMGSNYRISAKIHEAAKFESSQVNSVSKLEETDIATRKNVALPMHTPFQKAHMKAASTEPNRFKAHSEVPLKSVPSTESIHIIPPGSVGSVYIPVSSVLQCGIIPPTTAPYSSGQFVFTFPVSHPNTSSAEPDVVLPSPHAKVKEVQSTSPRILSAKPSDLSPAQTKISTSHNTEERSHGFHKMPFSGIVAKRKRLQASENISSAYARQAQIPDETLKRLKYGNPDMNSDLQSLVNTSRISLSKSGLHHIIEAPQAQFIPPPLPELSSHHSPVLTSSYISNVSRVPLISPMTPSRMSQLPSTILTTSEVNAPLVQHKQLDSYKEKQLMPSSSSGEVSKSTDTAHKRIIEIDNSDAEGIPSPTATRGGFHKCNVCLKDFTKPSQLRIHMRTHADEHPFSCEECSLSFRTRGLLQKHERSPVHFSHVEAVELSTENADDPRPFKCKECSIAFRIPGHLAKHLRSKGHIMAMERQGKSLRHRLGSMDGSPTKDDRLDDQEDENTDSASEGEHEKVVVEHVQQVEYVHQPDHSD, encoded by the exons agcAAAGAGAAGAAGTGAAATTGCTCCTTAAAGATGGGCCATCAACACaag aATCTGGCACTGGAAAACCATCTTCATCAGGCAGTAAAAGAAAAACGAAAAATCGGAATACCGGAGAGAGAAAAACAAAGCATATGAACATTTCTGgaaaaactaaaaacaaaagaaTGGTTCGTGGCCTAAGAGAAAAAAAGAGCAGTGATAAAAATGTAACGCAATTACAagataaaggaaacaataataTGCAGATTCAAACCAAAGACACTGATGTCAATCAACAGTTAATTGAACAACTATCAACTGAACCTGCTAAAAAGGACAAGTATGATTTAATAAAGGAGAGGAGTGCACGGACAACAAAACAGACTAACCCGAAGGAAAACTCTCCAAAGAAAAGTCCTACTAAAACTGGACACCATAAGGTTATTATGCCTCAGAAAGGAAGCCTGGATCTTCCTCAAGACACGGGACAATTTATTGAAAAAGATAAAGATGTTGCTGTAAATACTGCAGTTGTGCAGAAAGACACTGAGCAAGAAGCAGCAGACAAACAGCAAGCTCTGGAAGCTCTGCTTCATATATCTGGTGTTGAATTGAACTCATTTTCTCAAGAGAAAAAAGAATCACAGGTAGTAGAAACGGGGAAAAAATCTACTGAGAACAAAGAGCCTGTCAAGGAACAATATGATGTTCCGCTTACACAAGCTGATTCGCCTGGACAAGACAAAAATGTTAGTTCAGAATCTAGCAATGTTTTGAGAATTGATGAAACGGAAATTGGTGTGAAATACCAATTGAAATCAGACTCTTTAGAAGAGCAAGGTTTAAAATTAACCTACACTGCACCAACTGCAGCTGATTATGACTTAAATCCAGTTAGTTATGGTGTTTACAGGCCAAATCGACCTAAATCTGTTATTACACTCGATAAACAAGATTCTGATTGTGCAGAGTTTGACAAAGATAAAGGAAAACGTATCGGAAAACATGTTTGTGAGTTTTGTGGGCGAAGATGCCTGAAGCCCAGTgtgttaaaaaaacacattcgTTCTCACACTGGAGAACGACCATATCCGTGTATACCTTGTGGATTCTCCTTCAAAACAAAAAGTAATCTTTATAAACATCGGAAATCGCATGCTCATGCAATAAAAGCAGGAATCACTCCAAATCTTGAAGGGATTAAAGTTATGGAGGATGATGAAAATGATTCTGAAGAAACAGAAAGCGAAGATGAAATGGAAATTGATGAAGGAGTTGATGCAATAAATGATGAGTTAGATGAAAGGCTTCATCAGGGTAAACGCTTTGAAAATATAACTAAAGCTGCTGTTGAAGAATCATTATATATTGGGAAGAATTTGTCAGGCATTCCTGGACAAACATCATTGTTCTCTGGTGAGGCACCTCACACACCTGCAACTATTGGAAGACATCGTTTGACACAAGTGTTTCCATTAAGTAATCCATCACCTTCAGAGGCACGAGTAATGCAAGGGGAAATCTATATGAACAGAGAGAGAATAATTAAAAACTCAGTAACTGAAAATCAGAGTTTATTAACCATGTCAAGCACACCTTGTACAAGTCTTTCACCAGTTGTAAATAAAGGAAGTAAAACTGACACTGATAAGTTATCAAGAGAGCAATCGCAAGGAGATACAGGTTGTGGACAGGTGTTAGATAACCTGCGCTCAAAGGATGTGGCTGGATTCCGAATTGACATGGAAACAGGACGTGCAATGCCTATACTTCATACACAACTTGGTAGCTCGGATCAACCTGATGCAGTTACTGAaaatcctgaaaaaaaaattgatgataATTCAACAAATAATGATATAGACTCTGCAAAACTAATGATACCACTTACAAACTTTAGCATTGTGAAATCAGGGGGTCAGTTTCATGTGCAAATACCAGTCCAGGGAATATTAGAGTCTGCTATTGTGAAGGATTCCGAGAATTTACTGACAGATAAAACAAAAGATGTCTCTGGTATTCATGAGAAAAGGGACTCAATTgacattgaaaaaataattcaaagaaCACCAGCCATATCTGAAAAAATTGTGTCCAATAAGGTTAAGTCGCATCTACCATTTTTTTCTGTTGGAGACACATTAAAAACGACACAATTTAATTATACATCAACAGACTCACGTTTAAGAACTGTAGGTAATGAAAGCCAAACTCAACCAAGATCTAGATCAATATCGGAAAGCATTATTATGAGTACTCAACCACATTCACGAAGTTCACAAGGCCTGCCATTTTCAACAACACCATTTTCTCAGGTTTCGGTTGTAAGTTCTCAATTAGGACAACATGGTACTATTGCAAGCAGTATCTTTGAGGGTAATAAAATGTGGCCTCAACcaaaaacaaacttaatttcaCCAAGAAAGATAGCAACTTCAAGTCCAGTTATACAATATTCCCCAAGCATTTCAGAAACAAAGAACAATAAAACTGGTTCAGATTCAAGTATAGTTACAAACAAAGTGACTGAATCTTTTTCTCATTCAAGTCACAATAAACCTCCATACAAAATGTATCCTGCTATAACTCTGCCACATGACAATTCACCGTTGTTGTTAGCAGGAACAAATAAACATACTCTTCTGCCACAAACAATGGTTTCACCAGGTTTTCGGCAACAACCAACAAGTAACCAAAGTTATTCAAGGTATCAAACATTGGAAGAAACGCAAGCAGCATTGAGGGCAGCACAACCAAAACTATTCAAGCGACGAAAGTATAAATCTGAAGGAGACTCGATGCCTTCTGATTTGAATCTTCCGAAGAAACGTGGAAGAAAACCCAAACATGAAAGAATTGCAATTGATAGAGTGCCTACACCAACAAGACCCATGGCACCTGTTCCATTTCTGCCGACACTTCCACCAGTACCTCAAAGTCCTCTTGCTATATCAACAGCAGGTACAACAGTCAAGACACCAATGCTTTCATCTCTACATTTTGCACATTTTCCTTCACTGGATAATGCATCAATTAGACATTCCATGGCTTCCCCTTCAAGTTctgtaattaatacaaatacaCGAATCTCTTCAAGTGTTAGTCTCTCAATTCCCGGACCATCATCAAATATTCACTCAAATACACCATCATCAATGTTCTCAGGGACAACACAGTTTACTTCTGTTCAGAGTGCACCTTATACATCATACATTTCTACAACTGTAACATCAAGAACACAAGGAGTTTCTGCAAGAGTTCAGAACTATTCTAAAATTGTACAAGAGGTTTCACGGACACCTGAAGTTCCAGCATATCATCCAATTAGCCTCCAGTCACCACTTCCTGGCCCGTCATCTTCAATAAGTGGTTGGCCAAAACGACAAAGAGGTGTGTCTCCTAAAACACAAGATTATGGTAGGCCTAGACCTCTTATGCCAATCTCTGATATGACACACAGATCAGGAGGAGATGGAGATGACAAGAATGCAAGACACAATATTGAATCAACTGTTAGTCCTGAACTTAAGCAAGTTTTACCTCATCCTGGCTTATTAAAAATGTCAGAAAGGTTAAGTCAACCTAATTTAGGAGGAGACAATTTGAGCCAGCCAAAAATAGGATCAGATAGTTTAAGCCGGCTGAAGTTGGGATCAGAAGGTTTAAGTCGGCCAAAGTTGGGATCAGATGGTTTGAGCCGACCTACTTTAGGATCAAAACCTAGTCGAAAAAATCTTACCCTAGACATTCCATCGTTTGGAAGCTTGAAACATCCGACAGTTACCAAGGCTAGTAAATGCACAACACCAATTGAGTATGTTGCAAAGACTTTACTTTCACCAGAGGCATTTTCAATCGCACAGTCTGTAGTTAAGTTAGCATCTCCTATGAAAACTAAACCAGATGGTACTCCTACTACACCAGTGGAGGCTGCAAGAGAATTGGGACGTCTAGCAGCTCATGCTGCTTTTGCCAATGCTGGAGGAAAGGTGGAAAACATTTTGAGTCCAATGATTCCTTCGATGACTACTTCACAAGGATCTATTGTTGTGGGACCTATTACAACTCCTACTACATCAGGAccacaaaaacaattttttgttcTACCATCTCCATCGAAAACCCACAATCCTGGTTTTCCTTCACCATATGATAATCTATTACTGAAAAAACAGGTTCCAGTAATAACAAATTTTTCAACTGCATCTCCTCCAGTTAGTGTTCAGACTCCTGTACAGACACCTCATAAGCCACCTGTTTTATTTAACACAAGCCCAACAACATCGCAGGTGATTTCGCCAAAAGTGAGATCTCAACCAATCCATCCGCATTCAGCATCAACAGTGCCACAGACTGAATATCACACAGTTATAAATAAATCTTTTCAACCAAGTCGTTCAAGTCAAGGTCAAACAATAGCGTTTGTTCATGGTTTACCAACTTACCAAACAAAACCCAGACTACGGACAAGTGCTCTACATAAGATTGATGAAACGGTTATTACGAATGAAGGAGTTAAAACTATTCCAACACCTCTCAAGTACCTGTATAAAAATGCAGTGGGAAGCCATAGCAATACAACACCTATGTTTACTTGTTTGTATCGTACTCAGCCAATGTATGTAAAACAGCAATCCAACTACAAAGTGTCTATGTATTCTAATTGGAGATCTGGATCGAACAGCCTGCATCCGCTTGGTATGAGCTGGAAAGCTCATCTAGGACTTAATGACTCCAGTCGTAACCGTAGACCAAGAATGGTTTACATGGTGTCTCCTTTATCGAAAGATCAAAATGGTATCTTGACGCATTCTAGCATGTGGAGAAGGGAAGACCATCGCACAAACCAGCATAACATTCCAAATATTAAACAGCAGCAAACAGAGTCGTCCTCCAGAAGAGAAATCAATGCAAACTTTCCTCATAAACTCTTTCGTCATGGCAGAACACACCATCGAAGAACAGAAAGTGAGTCTGCTGTGATGGACTGCAAATCGAAAGAAAGGAAAATGAAAGATCTTGGAAAGCATGAACCTTTAAGAGTTCCAATCTTTGAAGGAGGATTTAAATCTAATGAGGAATATGTTTATGTCAGAGGTAGAGGAAGAGGAAAGTATGTTTGTGAAGAATGTGGAATTCGTTGTAAAAAACCTAGCATGCTTAAAAAGCATATAAGGACACACACAGATATGCGACCATATAAGTGTTCAATTTGTAACTTTGCTTTCAAAACCAAAGGAAATCTTACAAAGCACATGAAATCAAAAGCACACAACAAGAAAACCGTCTCAACTGGGGATGATGCAGATCTTGGTAAtctagatgatgatgatgacagaATCGATGAagatgattatgataatgatcATCAGTTCTCCGATGCAGATGAGAATGAGGATACTGATTCTGCTGATGGAGAATCATCagaagatgatgaagaagaGGATGATGAGGTGGAACCCAGAACTTTAGAGCATGCTTTTCTTAGAAGGAAAAGAAGTCATGGTTCGTTACCAGACATATCTGGTTTTGCTGGAAGTAGTGAGTACCACTTTTCGTCAATTGATGCAGGTAGTTTACCATCTCTTCATTCAACTAGAGGAGAACAAAACTCAGATTCATCTGATGGAATACCAGCTAGACGTTCTTTGAAAAGGTCTTACAGTGAAAGTTTAGATAAAGTCAGAAAATCTGACAATCTACCAGATTCTTTGAAATCtcatttcaattattttacTGTAGAATCTGGAAAAGCGGAAGAACGAAAACCAACAAGATCAGAAGTCGTTGGAAAGCTTACACAACATTTAACCAATAAGAACCTAGAAAAACTAAGAGCACAAACTCAGAGCCAGCCTTTGGTGACAGCTCCGAAAATGCAAAGTGGTAGTAATAAATCATTTGATATTACTCAGTTACCTCTGCCACACACAGGAATCCTGCATATGCCAACATTCCAACCAAGCTACGGTTTGTCGGTCTTAAACATTAATTCTGGATTGCCAAGTTTTGGGAATCAAAAGCCGGCACATTCCATTCCTATGGGATCAAACTACAGGATATCGGCAAAGATCCATGAGGCTGCTAAATTTGAGAGCTCACAGGTAAATTCAGTATCAAAATTAGAAGAAACAGACATTGCTACCAGAAAAAATGTTGCCCTCCCAATGCACACACCATTTCAGAAAGCACATATGAAAGCTGCGTCAACAGAACCAAACAGATTCAAGGCACATTCAGAGGTGCCTTTGAAGAGTGTACCAAGTACAGAAAGCATTCATATAATTCCACCAGGAAGTGTAGGATCAGTCTATATTCCTGTGTCTTCTGTTCTCCAGTGCGGCATTATTCCTCCAACAACGGCACCTTATTCCTCGGGACAGTTTGTTTTCACATTTCCTGTTTCTCATCCGAACACAAGTTCTGCTGAGcctgatgttgtattaccaagtCCTCATGCAAAAGTAAAG GAAGTTCAAAGTACATCTCCAAGGATACTGTCGGCAAAACCGAGTGACCTTTCACCAGCGCAAACAAAGATCTCCACTTCACACAATACAGAGGAAAGGAGTCATGGTTTTCATAAAATGCCATTTTCAGGAATAGTGGCGAAAAGAAAACGGTTACAGGCCAGTGAAAATATCTCATCTGCATATGCACGTCAAGCACAAATACCTGATGAAACATTGAAAAGGTTAAAGTATGGTAATCCTGACATGAACTCTGACCTGCAATCATTAGTGAATACTTCAAGGATCTCTCTGTCAAAATCTGGACTTCACCATATTATAGAAGCTCCTCAAGCTCAATTTATACCACCACCACTCCCAGAATTATCCAGTCATCACTCACCAGTACTTACATCCTCATACATCAGTAACGTATCAAGAGTTCCGCTAATTTCTCCAATGACGCCTTCAAGAATGTCTCAACTACCATCGACGATTCTTACCACTTCAGAGGTCAATGCCCCTCTAGTGCAACACAAACAACTTGATTcttataaagaaaaacaattaatgCCATCTTCATCATCTGGTGAAGTTAGTAAATCAACAGACACAGCTCACAAAAGAATTATCGAAATCGATAACAGTGATGCTGAAGGCATTCCGTCTCCCACAGCCAcaagaggtggttttcacaaatgtAATGTTTGTTTAAAGGATTTTACAAAACCTAGTCAACTTCGCATCCACATGAGAACTCACGCGGACGAACATCCTTTTAGTTGTGAAGAGTGCTCACTGTCATTTCGCACAAGAGGTCTACTTCAAAAACACGAGCGTTCTCCCGTTCACTTCTCCCACGTTGAAGCGGTCGAACTATCGACTGAAAACGCGGACGATCCAAGACCTTTCAAGTGTAAAGAATGCTCAATCGCATTTAGGATTCCCGGACATCTTGCCAAACACCTGCGTTCTAAAGGACATATCATGGCAATGGAACGTCAAGGGAAATCGCTGCGACATCGGTTAGGAAGTATGGATGGATCACCGACGAAAGACGACAGGCTTGATGATCAAGAAGATGAGAATACTGATAGTGCCAGTGAAGGAGAGCATGAGAAAGTTGTAGTAGAACATGTCCAACAGGTTGAATACGTACACCAACCTGATCATTCTGATTAG